The genomic DNA GCTCGATCTAAATCAAACAAACGCTTCGGCCAAGGCTCCATTCCAGGAAGCTGGAACCTATTCGCTGTTTGAACTGTATATTTGGAAAATGTGCTTAATCCAGCCTCCGCATATCCCATTGGACTTGTAATTGGAACAGGAACCCATTTTGTATCATAGTTCTTCCCGAATGACGAAGCATAATCAGGTAATCCCTTTTTTAAAAATTCATGCCCATTTACATCAAATGATCGAAGTGATTTTATATCAACTTCTTGTAATAATGCAAAATCACTATTCTCATTTTGTAAAAACGAAAGCATATTCTTTAAGTTCGTTTCCGTTTGATCTTTACTACTTGAACCAGATCTCTTTCCCCCATCCATAAAGAAGTCTTGGTCCTTATCTAATCCAGCATAACCAATATTAAATGTTGTAACTTTAAAGTCATTTCCTGTCGCTAATACGCGCTCTTTATTATTTTCCACCTTCAAACTTATAACATCAGCAGGCTGTTCTTTAGTAAGCGTCATATACGCTAAAAAACCACCTACAACTCCCACTCCTACTAAAATACATATAAGTACTATTTTTAATAATTTCTTCAAATAAACGCCCCTTTTCTAAAACACGCAACTTAATTATCTTTATTTTCAGTTAACTAAAACTGAATGACAGACCTACGAAATATTTTATCACATTGAAAACCTTATATCATTATATTTAGTTTATAAGTAATTATTCTTGCTCTTAAATCATCAAAAAATACAAAATGCCCCTACTTCTTCACTGGAAATCAAACACAATGTTTAGTACACTATATGTAATAATCATAGGCGATGGAGTTCGCCATAACTGCTGCTTAGCTAATGACTCCTACCAGTATAACTTACTGGTAGGAGTCTATTTTTTTGAGCAAGCTATTTAAAGAGGTGAGAAAATTGATTTATATTATCGTTGGCATTTCCGGTATATTAGGAGCCCTTTCTCGTTATTATTTAGGTCTTACTATTCATGAGTTTTGGCATCATTCATTTCCATTAGCTACATTACTGATTAACTTAATCGGCTGCTTCTTATTAGCATGGTTAACTACATATATTGCTCGGCTAAACATTTTACCTTCGGAGGTTATCACAGGCGTTGGAACTGGATTTATCGGTTCTTTTACGACGTTTTCAACATTTAGTGTAGAGACTATTCAATTGATCAATCATTCTGAGTGGAGCATAGCCTTCTTATATGTATCATGCAGCATACTTGGTGGCCTCATTATGTCTGGCATCGGCTATACACTTGGTGATTTCTTAATTAAGAAATCACTGACGGAAGGTGATCACATATGATGGAAGCTTTATTAGTCGCGACAGGGGGATTTTTCGGTGCGATTACACGATTCGCAATTAGCAATTGGTTTAAAAAAAGAAATAAAACCTCATTTCCAATTGCTACATTTCTCATTAATATAACAGGAGCGTTTTTACTCGGATATATAATTGGCAGCGAAGCCACTACAGGTTGGCAATTATTATTAGGTACTGGATTTATGGGGGCATTCACGACATTTTCGACGTTTAAACTAGAATCTGTTCAACTTCTCAATCGTAAAAACATTAACACTTTCCTTTTATACTTAATTGCTACTTACATAATTGGTCTCCTCTTTGCATTCCTTGGAATGAAGCTAGGGGGAATATAAAAAAAGAAAGCGACTCTTATCAGTCGCTTTCTTTCATAAGAAGTAAGTCCCGCCATATGGAATGGAAAAAAAACTAGCTGGATACACATCATAATGTACAATTTGCATCGGAACCTGTGAATACGGCATATACTGACCTTGCATCATTTTTGCAAATTGTGCTTGTTGTTGCATTTTAATAACTTGATTCACAGCATGAATGGTTCCCTGTGCCCCAGCCAGCGTAATAGCTGCTCCTATTTGTCTTCCATTGTAAAAATAACGATTCATCATTATCCAACTCACTTATCATTTGTCTTCCATATGGTATGTTTCTATTTCATAGTGAGTGTTTTGTCCCGCTTTATGGCCCCCTTATCTATTACTTTTTTTCAGCTTTGAAGTAATAAATCCAAATAATAATACACCAATACCACTAAGGAACAATACATAACTTATCGGTACTAGGAAAAAGAAAGGTTCTTCAAGGAATCCATTCGCTCCTACTTTACTGTTTGAAGCATGTATAGTTAAAGAAATAATCGCTAAAATCATGAAAGAAATAGCTACTACGTATTTATTTTTCATCATGTACTCTCCTTTAATTCCCACTAATCTTATTACCAACATAATAAGCCCATAAATATTATAAGTCAACAATATTTTATTGTTTATCGATAAAATATTGTTGTTCAACTCATAAAAAAGGGCTAGAGACAAAACATTGTCTTTAGCCCT from Bacillus basilensis includes the following:
- a CDS encoding endonuclease/exonuclease/phosphatase family protein; this translates as MKKLLKIVLICILVGVGVVGGFLAYMTLTKEQPADVISLKVENNKERVLATGNDFKVTTFNIGYAGLDKDQDFFMDGGKRSGSSSKDQTETNLKNMLSFLQNENSDFALLQEVDIKSLRSFDVNGHEFLKKGLPDYASSFGKNYDTKWVPVPITSPMGYAEAGLSTFSKYTVQTANRFQLPGMEPWPKRLFDLDRAIVEHKIPVNNGKFVRLVNLHLSAYDEGGKIRKQQVEYLKEYMNKHYKNGDYVIMGGDWNQLLSDVQLSDPKFVKERPEWLVELPKDFTDGGFKWAVDPSVMTVRDDVKKYVEGENFVTIIDGFIVSPNVEIVNVQGKDLKFENSDHNPVSAVFKLKN
- the crcB gene encoding fluoride efflux transporter CrcB; this encodes MIYIIVGISGILGALSRYYLGLTIHEFWHHSFPLATLLINLIGCFLLAWLTTYIARLNILPSEVITGVGTGFIGSFTTFSTFSVETIQLINHSEWSIAFLYVSCSILGGLIMSGIGYTLGDFLIKKSLTEGDHI
- the crcB gene encoding fluoride efflux transporter CrcB, which translates into the protein MMEALLVATGGFFGAITRFAISNWFKKRNKTSFPIATFLINITGAFLLGYIIGSEATTGWQLLLGTGFMGAFTTFSTFKLESVQLLNRKNINTFLLYLIATYIIGLLFAFLGMKLGGI
- a CDS encoding DUF3947 family protein, which codes for MMNRYFYNGRQIGAAITLAGAQGTIHAVNQVIKMQQQAQFAKMMQGQYMPYSQVPMQIVHYDVYPASFFSIPYGGTYFL
- a CDS encoding DUF3955 domain-containing protein, producing MGIKGEYMMKNKYVVAISFMILAIISLTIHASNSKVGANGFLEEPFFFLVPISYVLFLSGIGVLLFGFITSKLKKSNR